ttatattgcaaagtttaccTATAATTATGTTTAATAGTTTAATTGGTAAAAGCCCTTTTGAAATAGTTTATGCCTCTCTTTGCACTTAAGTTGATTTGTTCCTCACACCCAATAGAGTTATGATTTGCATATTAAAATgaagtaaaattttatttaaaataataaaaattataaatttattgctaatcgtaataattttatattgaaaaattatgaattatatatttttaataaattaattttaattaaaattttaattcaaaacttCACATTTTAAAAACAACTATAGTATTATTAAGTTAAAATTCATATATTATTAATAACAaaagaatttataaatttatcaataaaataaatgTATTTTACAACAATGGAAATTTTGGCTAATACAAATTTATTCTCCAACAACTTTATTCAGATGAAAGCAAACAAATCTTTTAGAAGCATGGCCTTTTCACTGTGGAATACGAAGATAGAGAGGGATGGGATTGTCAGCAACAGGAGGTGAGTCCCAAACAGAGAATGCACTTGCAGAGTTCATCCACTTGTTCGTCATTTCTGGGTAGTGACGATCAAGCACATCTTTTAAACTCTCTGTAGTATTCACCCATTCGAATCCCTTCTTTGTGTATGTTTCCTCATTGAAATTGCTTGTGAAGAACCTGTCAGCTTCTAGCCTCCTGCATGTGTCACCAACCCAGAATTTAgagctttaatttttctttaattatttatgtttattgtttgattagttgattaattaattacCTAGTTGCCATGAGAAGGAATATGATGAAAGCAGTCTCACTAATGGCAAATCCTGTAATCTTCTTCTCTGCCATGAGGCCTACAAGAAGATCAAGTTCTTCAACATCTTCACCGTACACTTCATTTAGCACTTCAATGGCTTCTTTATCATCAGTCAAATCTTCCCATTTTGATATGGGTATCAACAGGATGGATCTGCGGAACTCATTGTACCTTGCAACATTCCTCTCCCTATCCCTATAAACTGCATCAATTTTGTCAAAcaggttaataatttaatatcatATGACGATAAATCACTTCAAAAAATAGTTAGAAACTATCAGTTTGATACCTTCAAGAGCTGGTAGGTCGACGTGATCCAACCTATCATGCCCAGTGATGTCCTGCGCAATAACATCCCTGAGCCATAGAGGGTAGTTCCAGAGCTCCAGGGCTCCACTAGCTTGGTGACCCATTGAGACCGTTTGGCTCGTGAATCCAATTTTTGGTAGAGCCTCTTCTCCTTTGAGGCCTATCAGGTTTTGCATAGGAATCCTGTAAGAAAAAGAACAACAAAATGCTGTTGAATAATCTATTACATTGAAAGAGGAATGGTGCAGATGTGAGAGCAGTAAACTTACTCTTCCTTTAAGGGTAGAGATTTGTTGGGGCCTGGTTCACTGGAGATGTCTCTAAGAGCAAGATGATCAGGCAGAAGTGAGTGCATCCTGTAAACACTCACAAACTCTTCAGTCAATGAATATGGAACACCATGATTATCAGGTTTCTTCAAACCAACAAGCCCTCCTAAGATGGCACCTCCAACGTGCCCAAATGTGTCCTTAAATTTCTTTCCCAGCAATCCATACCTGAAAATTTTGTAAACTTTAGGGTTAGTCTGGTGGTAGATGTATTTTTTAATGATGTACTCTTCTTacctttattttaaaaaaataaaaaaatagaggCTTAATTAATTTACCAATTGGCACGCATTCCTGCCAATAATGTATCAGTTTTCAGAAGCTCCACAGTCCAATCAATGGTGTGAATCTTTGCAATTACAGCAGCTGTAACCAATCTTGCATGCCTATATAATTCTTCGTCCTTTAAATCTGGATATTCCTTCTAAAACatcaaaaaacaaaaataaaaattaataacacTCTTATGACAGTGTCTTGGTcggaattaattataaaaaaaaaaaattagtcaaACAACTATCAATTAGTCACCTTGAGGGCATCGCAGACTGCATTATGCTCCTTGACAAAGAGAGCCTGCAAAGTGGATACACCAATCCAGCTATTGCGAACGTCTCCAGATAGGGCAATACCATCTTGGTCATGGAGGAGAAGGTCATCTTCTGAAATTTTGAGCTTGCCATCTTTATATGTCCTCACCTTATGTAGCCTTTCTTCGTTGCTACCATATATTGCACTTCCATCCCTTCACATGCATGCATAAACATTTTTAATCTTTAATCatatatatgattaattttaataattatacttTAAACCGAGGAATCAATGAGTTTTGATTTAATGGCAGAGGTGGTCAAACACTGGTTTCGAACTTGAATTAATAGTTTTAGTTCACGGTTTTGGAAGACCAGGATAGGCCATTAAGGGTTATCCTTGATTTTGGTCCGGTTCTAATTTTGATTATGTATTTCCTATTTTGATCAAATtcaaatattgatttttttttttcaattttttttagaaagaagaaaaaaacaaTTTTTGATTAGTTTTGAtccaattttaattttgatttaaattagttccgttttaattgaaatttgatttggattttcAGTCTATATTGAATTTAATTTCAGAACTATAAAATCTCAAGTAGTTAAAATCTAAATACTgaccaaataataataataatcttacCACCAAGGTGTGCGGGTGTTCAATGTGCCAGTCTTGATATCGTAGAAGCCTGTGGGAACTTGCTTTGTCTTGTAGAACTTGAAGGATTTAAGGGGACATTCACTTGCAACCTCTCTAGGAGCAGCCAGTTCAATCTGTATTTACATAAATGATACAAAATATTTTAAGCTTGAAAACCAGGCTGCAGAAATTTTCAGGAATTCaacttcattattttattaatcatacagataattaaaaaaaaaatagatgaatTGAGTTAgtttaagtaaaattaaagacacaaccaaaaagataattaaacaataaaattgtttaaatatttttattttttcatatgcTTGAGGAAAAAAATCATAGTAAATAAAGTTTTAATATATTtgttaatatgaaaattttacaAATTTGTTTGTAAATCAATCTTAACGATTGCTTTATGTACTTAATCTATTATGGACCTCAAGATATAAGATATGTGATGGAACGCACTAATTAAATACTTTATCTGTCTTATTTAAatagttttttgaaatttttacataaaaattaagaaaatgattgaataatattattttatataaaaaaattaatacttttttaattttttaaaatcctAAATAAATTgagatatttttttttaaatcatctgTTACAACAAAACGGAAGAAATATATGAATCTATATATTTATGTCTTGAAAACTGATAAACCTATATGGACTACGTCTAATGGTGTAATTGTCGTAATTAATGGAAGATTGAAAATATGAAATTGATCTAAGCAACCCAATTTAATATTGAAAGACTCCCTTTTgttacagtaatttaatttaattatttttcttcataattattatgaaatctttAATTTTAATCTCAACcgcataaatttaaataaataaataaaatcaacatcatcatttttttattataaaaaatattaattttattaaataaataaatttcaaaagtataaaattttaaattcaaattctcattaaaatttaatggttaaaaaaataatctaaaaagagaatggttTTAAAATAAAAAGTGGTTCATATAATTAATTGGAAAAAGCTGGGGTAGACCTGGTTGGTTTCCTCCAGGTGATCAATCCAATCATGGATCATAAACTGAATCCAAGAAGCTGCAATCATGTTGAATTGCTTTCCTGTGTCTTTAAATTTTCTCCGAGCTAGTAGTTTTGTGGCTACCACCATGGGATCTGGCTTCTTCAGCTATACAATATCATCATTATATTTATCATTATCAAATCAAATTTAAGCACAATTTATTGGTTAGCTGTGAGGTCTTAAAATTTATGTATACCTTATCTGTTTGGATAACGGGGAGCATGTTCCGGCCAAAAAAGGTTCCTTGGCTGCCAGCACCTTCATTGAAGGGATCATTGAATGTTCCGTCGGCTGTCCTATAAGGATAATCGACGGGATTAAAGCGAACGCCGGTGGGAGTTTTCCCAACGTTCAATAAGTTGTACTCCTGGTGAAGGTGGCGGCGGATACCCAGATAAAACAGGCCTAAGAACACAGGTAGCTTTGGCCATATTCCCAGCTTATCAATGGAGTGCACAATCTGCATGAAAACGTTACGTTCAAGAATGAATTAATAAACAGAAATTAAAAATCACTAGTAATGGAGAAGTAGGTAGCTAGCTTGATTACAAGGAAGAGAAAAGTGTCGATGATGGTCATCTTAGCAACAACTGCATGGAAATCTTCATGGATGTAGCGGTGCAGAAGAGGAGTTAAGAGAGATTTGAGAGATTTCATGACTAAGgaaaacatttttctttgttaGAAACTCAAGTGTTGGGATATAGAAAGCAAACAAGCCAATGGTTTATTTATAAGCACCTGAGACCACCAAGGGACAGAGACTATTCTCAAAGGCAGTCGTCATTTTGTCGATGGTCAAAAGGAATTTATAaaaagaccaaatcaaagtaaaaaaatataaaataaaattttatttattaagaaaAAAGGTGCAATTGCTTATAGCCTTGCAAGTTGCAGGCAACAGCAGCCATAAGAATTTGCAGTTGACATGGTGTACCTTTCTCATTACTAGGGGCTGAAccagaaaaattttattgagggAATCAACCATAAATAATATACCAATAAAACATTCAAATAAGTAGGGATGGGCATAGGATATTGGTAGCTACGTATATGTTGAGTCTAGAAGATTTAAGTAGAATTCTCCCTTCTTTTAtatatgtaataaaaaaataaattatatataagatCCTGTAGAAGTAGCTATAAGGAGATTGATAATATCAGCCAGGTCTTCTTCAGAATTATTATCAGAAGAAGTGGAGTAAGTATTGATAACTTCGTCCTCTTCTGATGTATTTTCAGACTTAACCTGTAAACTTTAGCATTGATAATTGGCTGTTTGTCTTTCCTTTTGGGAGGTAAAGAATTTTTTTGGCCCATAGATTCAGAGGAAGAAATACTCTTACCAGGTTGGTTTAGAAAAGGActagtttaatattttttaacaattaaaaattataataaaattttaatcataaatatataaatatagttTTGATTATTATATATCTttcataatataaattttattaattaaagaaataaaagaaataaaaataaaatattataacaaATGCTTGCATAAATTCATAGACTTAGAAGCAAatgtataaataaatataaacctAAATAGTTAGACTATATGGCATAACataaaatcattaaaattaaaaagatataaaaaaatagaaattaataaaataacaaaCTAAATATatcagataaaaataaatatacatttaatttcatcaatccaaaatttacagaaaaaaaaaaattgaggctACAAATTTTATTGGCTTGTatagatataaataaaatattttttaatttaaataatataaaagagaaaaagttaaatgagagaaaagtaaaaaaaaaattatattatactcATAAAAGGATAAGGATAGAAAAACACAAATTGGCAAATGTCATTGATTTGAAATTATATCAtagaaaattattatatattgacTTGTATTTATTTTTCAAATAACAATTATCAATCAAATTTTAACTTGTACACATAATTAAAAGTTTGAATAactatttttagttaaatttatatacTTATTTAATGACAATCAAACAA
The Hevea brasiliensis isolate MT/VB/25A 57/8 chromosome 18, ASM3005281v1, whole genome shotgun sequence genome window above contains:
- the LOC110651179 gene encoding alpha-dioxygenase PIOX-like, encoding MFSLVMKSLKSLLTPLLHRYIHEDFHAVVAKMTIIDTFLFLIVHSIDKLGIWPKLPVFLGLFYLGIRRHLHQEYNLLNVGKTPTGVRFNPVDYPYRTADGTFNDPFNEGAGSQGTFFGRNMLPVIQTDKLKKPDPMVVATKLLARRKFKDTGKQFNMIAASWIQFMIHDWIDHLEETNQIELAAPREVASECPLKSFKFYKTKQVPTGFYDIKTGTLNTRTPWWDGSAIYGSNEERLHKVRTYKDGKLKISEDDLLLHDQDGIALSGDVRNSWIGVSTLQALFVKEHNAVCDALKKEYPDLKDEELYRHARLVTAAVIAKIHTIDWTVELLKTDTLLAGMRANWYGLLGKKFKDTFGHVGGAILGGLVGLKKPDNHGVPYSLTEEFVSVYRMHSLLPDHLALRDISSEPGPNKSLPLKEEIPMQNLIGLKGEEALPKIGFTSQTVSMGHQASGALELWNYPLWLRDVIAQDITGHDRLDHVDLPALEVYRDRERNVARYNEFRRSILLIPISKWEDLTDDKEAIEVLNEVYGEDVEELDLLVGLMAEKKITGFAISETAFIIFLLMATRRLEADRFFTSNFNEETYTKKGFEWVNTTESLKDVLDRHYPEMTNKWMNSASAFSVWDSPPVADNPIPLYLRIPQ